In the genome of Blastopirellula retiformator, the window TTACGATCGGCTGATTGGTCAGCGCCGCGGTCTCGGCGGCAAAGTACTTTCGCACCGCCGCATCCCCCGGTTCGGCAACCGCCCAGGTCACGAGGGAGAGGGAAAGAAGCGCGGAGAGCGCAAGGGAGAAAGCGAGTCGATGACGACGCATTGAACAATTCCAGCGAGGCGAAGGGAGGAAGGCGGGAAACGGGTGTGAACTACTATCCTGGTCGCTTTCCCCCCCGCGTCAACTCTCAGCTGGCCCGAGATTCTCTTCGCGTCGCGAACCTTAAACGGTCGTCGACGGCGGTGGCGGAGAATCGGACGAAGCTCCGTTCTCTTGGGATCGCAGGGTGCCGTTGCGGAAGGCCTGGGCCATCGACTTGGGAACCTCCGCTTCGGCCAGAACCAGCTTGGCCCGGTTCAGGACAACCTTCGCCTTGTTCTCTTGCTCGGTGGCGACCGCTTCGGCGCGGCGCTGTTCGGCCTTCGCGCGAGCGACGCGGGTATCGGCTTCGGCCTGATCGTTTTGCAGTCGAGCGCCAATGTTCTCGCCGACGTCGATATCGGCGATGTCGATGGAAATGATCGCATAGGCGGTTTGTGCGTCCAAATTGCGATCGAGCACCGCACGGGTGATCAGGTCCGGATTCTCGAGCACCCGGGTATGTGTGTCGCTGGAACCGATCGCCGAGATGATGCACTCGCCGACACGGGCGATGACGGTCTCTTCAGTGGCGCCGCCGATCAATTGCTCCAGCGACGTGCGGACCGTCACCTTCGCGCGAACGCGAAGTTCGATGCCGTTCTTGGCGATGGCGCTGAGGGTCGCCTTGCCGCTGCGGCGCGGATCGGGACAGTCGATCACCTTGGGCGAGACGCTGGTCCGCACCGCTTCGACCACGTCGCGGCCGGCCAGATCGATCGCGGCGGCGCGGTCAAAGTCGAGGGCGATTTGGGCGCGATGGGCGGCGATGATCGCATGAATCACCGCCATCACATTGCCGCCGGCCAGATAGTGCGCTTCAAGCCGCTTGGTGCTGATGCCGTCACGGCGGTCGATGCTTAAACCGGACTGCGAGGCCATGATCTTCGCTTTGACGATCACGCGGCTATTCACCTGGCGGAAGCTCATCCCGACCAGCTCAAACAGCGAGACCCCGGCCTGCGACATGTAGGCCTGAAACCAGAGCGGCCCATACGCCAGCATAATGACCAGGAAGACGAAGCCGAGGAAGGCCAACATCCCCCCAACGACGACATACATAAGGTACCCGCCGCCTTCTTGTTGGGCCAACAGCATCCAGGGCACGACGTTCGGCATAAAATCTCGACCTCAAGCGAATAGTTCTAACGGCGATCCACTAGGGCGCATGATACCGGATCGAACCGCCCCCAGCCAGCAGTTTTACGGGACGATCTGAATCTTCATCCCACCCCGAGACAGGTAGACTTGGTACATCTGCATCAGGAGATGCGACATCGAAAACCAGGAGATCACCACCGCCGGCAGCGCGCCGATGCAGCAGAGCAAATAGCCAAGATTGATCATGATCCCGGAGCTGAACGCCACGAACAGCAACACCAAGATCTGCTCAAACCACATTTTGCTGATGAAGTCGCGGATGAATGCGAAGTCAAATCCCTGCCCGATGTCGTTGGTCATCGCCACGCGAAACATTCCCGGCAGCATCGCGATGTTCATGAACAAGATCGTGCCAAGGTAGATCGCCCCCGCGATTACGATCCCAATGACCGCCAAGACCTCGTTCTTGGAGCTCGCCAGAACGCTGAAAATTAAGAAGCAAACCAGCATCACAGGGATAATCAAGAGCGAGGCGCACAGCCCATACAGCATTACCCACAGGGCCCGCATCAGGTATTCGCCAAACCGATCAAATGTGAACAGCGAATAGGGGCGCTGGCCGCGGCCTGCGAGCCGCTGCGCGACGCAGTCATACTCGTAGCCTAACACGGCGAATGCGCCGATGAACGGAATCAAGACCGTCAGCGACGCCATCAATAGACCGTTGACCCACTCGGGATGGTCAAAAAACTCGGTGATGGAACCGAAGTAGTCGATCGATTCGCGCGTTTCGAGCGGCATGTCGCCTGCGTCATCGTGCTCGCGAAACGCTTCGGTACTGGGCGACACATAAGGATTCGACGAATCGTCGGACATTCTGGGCTCCGTCGTCAAAATAGGCGATTAATGGTGCAGGCGGTCCGCCAACTTACGCGGCATTGTCGCCGCTTAGTCGTCCTTTTTCAACTGATGCGACAACAACCAGGTAAAGACTTCCGGATTCTCGTAGGTCTGCGTCCAGCTATCGTGGTCGACCCCGGGGTAAATCGTCAGCTTGACGTCTCCGCCGGCCGCATTGACCGCCTCGACCATTTCTTCGCTCCGTTTCAGCGGTACGACATGGTCTTTTTCGCCGTGGAAGACCCACAGCGGAGTCGACGTCAGCGCCTTGGCTAGTTCCGGATCACCTCCGCCGCAAATGGGCAAGGCCGCGGCAAATTTGTGCGGGTGCTTGGCGACCAGCGACCAGGCGCCAAAGCCGCCCATGCTCAGCCCAGTGCAGTAGATCCGCGTCGGATCGACGTTGTAGTTCGCTTCGATCTCGGTCAGCAGCTGCGTTAGCGCTTCCTGTTTTTCAGCTTCGTTCCACCAGACGTTCGGCGAGCATTGGGGCGAAACGATGATGAACGGCAAATCTTGCTTCGCGACCAACTTGGGCGGGCCATGCTTTTTGACCTTCGCCAGGTCGTCGCCACGTTCCCCGGCGCCATGCAAAAAGAGCATCAGCGGCTTCGGCTGGCCGTCCGCCGCGTAGTCGGTCGGAAGATAGATCCAGTAGCCCAGTTTTTCGGGGTCTTGGCCCTCCAGCTTCACTTCCAACTGCTGGGCGACTTGCTTGCCGGGAGTCGGCTGAGTGGGGGAAACGGGGTCGGCGGCCATCAGCGTGAAACTCCCTAGCAGCAAAAAACCTAACGAAGCAATTAACTTTAGTACGGAAAATCGCCCCCAAAAAACGATAGAAATCGCTTACAGCCTAATAGGGGATGCATCCAAATGCAATCAGCGCAAGCTAGAGCGTTTTTCTGATAGCTGTAGCGTTTCTGGCGTTAGTGAGGCAAGCTGGTGAAGGCGACCGAAGCAGGCGAATCCTCAAGATTCGTCGATGCAGGTCAACGCCGACCAGCGCGGCCGCAACCAGCCACAACGATACAGATGGAAGAAAACCGTTCTAACGAAGCTGCTGTTTGAGCCAGTCAATTTCGGTCGCGATACCGGCGGCCAGCTCTTCTTGCCGCAGTTCCGGCGGCAGCACCGTCCAGGCGTACGTCTCGACCTCAAAATGCTTGATCGGAGCCAGCAGCTCACGCTGACGCAGCAAATCGAGAATCGCCCCTTGGGTGGTCCGCAGCGGCCCAAAGGCGTCGATGTAAATCGGCATGTGAAAGTGAATCCGCCAGATCCCGTCGGGGGTTCCCTCCAAGGCGTTCAGCACCTCCGGCAGATCCTCGACCAGCGTCCGCTCGCCGGCGGCGGTCTCGACCATCGTCTGGTGCAGGTAGCGGTCTTCAGCGAATTGCATCAGGCGCTGGATCGCCGCCTCACGTTCGTCCTCGCTCAGCGACTTGAAGTCGACTTCGATCGCTGACGAAATCTGCACCTTGCCGACGCCGATTCCGGCCGCTGCGTACTGCGACAAGACCGACGATTGGTCTTCGCACATGACCGCCGCGTGGCATACGTCGTGGCAAACGCGAATGTAACGAGCCAGCTGCGCCGGATCGCCAGCGGGGAACAGGCGATTTTGAAAGAAGGCGATCATGTCGGCGGTCGTGTCGATCGCGCAGCCAGGCTCCGGCTCGATACAGACATAGATCAAGCGGCCGGTCGACTGCTCGATACGCGCAAGTTCGTTGGCCAGCTTCACCAGGTTGGCGACGGCCGCGGACCAGGCCTCTTCGCTGAGCGGCGGATTGCCCCACGCAATTGGTAGGGTCGAGATGCTTCCTTCTTCGCCGGGCGGGAGCAGTTGATCAAGGACGTACGCCAAATCGAGCGTGTATTGCAGCCGCAGCGGGTCGATCCAGGTTGGTTCGTAGACGGCGTGCTTGACGACCGCTTGATGAAAGTTGCCGTACGGAAATCCGTTCAGCGTGTAGGGAATCAGCTGGTTTTCGTTCAAGAAGCTGCGAAAGCGGGTCAGGCGTTCGCCGTCGCGCAGCTCTTTGGCGGTCATGGCCGAAAGCCAAAGCCCGACGCCCATCGGTTGGCGCGGCGAGATCATCTGCCGAACTCGGACAGCGTGCTCTTGCAGATTCGCTTCCGTTTCGGCAAGATTCGCGCCGGCATGCACATTGGTGCAATATCCAATCCAATCAGGCAGCGACATCCGGTTCTCCGCTGGGGCAGTGGGGGGCAAGCTTCAAACCGCTTGATCGTAGCAAGGATCAGCGATTGCTGCGAGAGTCTGGTTCGATTGGCGGTTCGCGTAAGAACAATAGTGGGATAGCGGCCGCCGAGCGCAGCAGCCAGGCGACGACAAAATAGGGGAAGTACGCCTCCGGCGCGCTTCGCAACTCTTGCGGCAACCATTGATTGGTCAGCTGACCATCAATCAAGACCGAGACGGCGTAGACAACGCCGGTGAGGCCAAAGTAGACGCTAAAGTTCGCCGAAGCCTGTTTCGGGCCGGCGATCCGCATCATCAGCGTCGCCAGCGAGACGTTCGTGCCGACGTAGGCGATCAGCGCCACATAGCTAGCGACGTATCCCCAGGCGCCTCCCAAATACAGCAGCGGAGCGCAAGCGACGATCAACTGACAAACGATCATCAGGCGTTGGCAGCCAAATCGATCGACGATCTGTCCGCACCAGCTCGAGAGCAGCGGCTGCCCCAGCCGCATGATCGCCTGACTGGCGAGCACTAGCGCCAGCGACAAACCGAGCGCCTTGTTGACGTAACTCCAACCGAGCGAATTCGACACGCCGTTGGCGGCCGAAAAACAAACCCCGTAGATCAACAGCCGCCGCAGCGGCCGACTCTTCAGCAGCGCTTCGCCGGCGGCAAGCAATCGTGACGCGCCAACCCTGACCTCGGCGTTCACCATTCGCATCAACGGCAAGGTCGACGCTCCCAGCAACAGCGCGCCGCCGGTCGCCAATGCAACGCGCAGCGGCAACACCGACGCCCCTTCGTACTGCTGGCGATACCAGACGTCAAACCCCGAGGCGACGACAAACCCAACCAGCCGCCCGATGTTGAGCCACAACTCGCGCCGCCCGGTGAACCGTCCATAGAACGGCCGCGGTATCAGGACCGAGAACCAACTCCACAGGATGATCGTCCCCAGGTACTCGCACAGGTGATAGAGACACCAACAGACGATCAGCGCCGTGCAGCTGAGCGCCTTGCTCGGCAAGACGCCAGGCCAGGCGGTCGCCGGCAACAACAACAGCAATACGACCGACGCCCAGTAGAACGCAAGGCAAGGGAGTTTGTGGCCGCGAAAGTTGGCCAAGATCCGCGGACTGAACCACCGCAAGACGCCTGCCAGTTGCGGAGCGGCGATGATCCAGGCGACCTGAGCGTTGGTGGCGCCCAGGTCAAACGCCAAATAGGTGACCAGCGACGTGCTGATGACGCCATTGCCAAACGCCCAGATTGTGGCGTTGGCGCTGGCGGCGGCGATAGCGCGGCGGCGGTCGGCCGAAGTGATCGAGTCAGCGGTCAGCATGCGAAAATCTTACCGAAGCGGTTCCCAGTGCGAGACTGCGAAAATATAACCGCTCAGCCAACCTGCGTCACTTCGCCGATTCCCCTTCCATCCGATAGATGGCCAAATGCTTGCCGTCAGGGCCCAGATATTCTTTGATTTCAAAGATCCCTTCGACCGTCACAGGACGAACGGTGAAGTCGACCCCACTCCCTTTCATCTCGACCAGGATGCAGTCATAGAGAGCGGCAGTGGGACCAAAGCAGCATTCCATATTGTCGCGTACCAGCACGAACTGCTTGATGCCGCGCGACTCGAAACTTGGCAGGATGTAGCCGCGAATGCGAATCTTCTGATTGGCCAGCTCTTCGATCTCTTGCGGCAACATCGACCGGGCGAAAGGCTCTCCCTTTTCCATCTCGAAGGCGATGTCGTCAAACGTTAGATCTTGTACGCCTGGCTTGCGGGGCAAGGTCTTGTCAGGCGCCAGCGCCTTAGAAGGCTTAATCGGCGACGTCGTCGAGACCCCCGGCGGGGCGCCGGCGGGGGTTTCTGGCGTGGCCGGCTTAGCGTCCGCGGGCTCGGTCGGCTGTGGATCAACGTTGGCGGTATCTTCCGGATTAGGATCTTCGGCCGGTTTCTGCGCTGGCTCAACCGGTTGGGCCGCCGACGGCGGAGGGCCATCGAGTCCCGTCATGTTCGCCGAAAAGGGAGTCCCTTCCGGAGTTGTCGGCGCACAGGCGCCGCAGAACAGAAGAATCGCAGCGATCGAACCACGGGTCCACATAGGCGAGCTTTGTCAGGAGGGACGCTTTATTTGACGTAGTCGGCGTCAATTTCGTAGTAGACGCCGGTCAGGTCTTTGATTTGATGCAGGCTCTTGTTGATCGTCAGCGTGCCGCCAATCTTGCGGCGGTTGAACGACCAATCGACCCGTAGCGGTTCTTGCAGGCGAACTTCGATCATGTCGGTCAGCTTTGGCTGGCCGCCGAAGCAACAGGTGTCGAAGTCAGGCACCAGTACGAAGCGGTTCAAGCCTTCCTTTTGATCGTGCGGGTAAACGTATCCAGAGACCAGCACGCGCTTACCGTCGTACTGCCAAGCTTTGTCCGGCACTCGCGCCGTACTGCCGAGATCAGGCTGCAGCGAACCGAAGGCCATCACTTCGTACCCTTCCGGGATGTTGATGTACTCTTCGTAGTAATAGCGGCTGGGGCTGATGACTAAGGCGATCGCGCTGATGATCGTGCCGGCGATCGCCAGGTTGCGGCCCGTCAGCAGGTCTCGGTTGCGATCGACCATCCGCGTGGCGAACAGGCCGAAACCGACGCCGATCACCGCCAAGGGCAACAGCGAGATGGCGAAAATCGACAACAGGCTAAGGATGCCGACGATCAATGCGCCGACCGCAATTCCGCTGAGCGATCGGTAGCGATCGTAGTCGGGTTCGCCTTCAGGCGTTTGGGCGGGAGGTGAATCCAAAGTCGCAGTCATGAGTCAATAAACGGGGTTGGAGCCAATTCAGGCCGTCATGCCTAGTACGCGAAATCGCCCTCGCTGACGATTCGCCTCTACACGGAACTAGGCGCTAGGCGCCTGATAGGGACTTCGCAAAATCAGCCACATTCCCAGCGCCAACAACAAGCCGACAATCAGCGGCATGGCGAACAGGGTCAGGCGGCTGGCCGACGGAGCGTCGACCGCTTGCGGGTTTTGAATCGCGTCGGCCAGCAGTCGATCGCCGCGGGTGGCGAAACGTTCGCTGCCGCTGGCGGCGGCTGGCGCGGCGGTCGCCTCTTGGTCTTCGTCGGTTGCGACAACCGGCTCGTCATTGGCCGCTTCCTCTTCCGCCGCTTCGATCAGCGACGGCTTCTCGGCGGTCAACTCTTCGGTGGTGGTGGCCGAAACAAGTCGGACGCCCACTTTCGAGTTGGACATCGCCAACTCTTCCACTTCACGCGATGGCGTGACGCCGGAGTTGCGGAAGGGGAAGAACGTCTGGGCCCGCTTCATCGCATCGGGATCGATTTTTTCGAGTTCGACCAGCGCTTCCTTCGCTTCCGGTTTCGGACAGGCCATCAGGTAGCGGATCACCGGCACGCGAACCCAGCTCGAATCGTCATCCGCTTCTTTGAACAGCTTGGTCAGCTTGTCGACCACCGTCCAGTCTTCCCAACGAGCCAGGTCGACGATCACCAGGTCGGCCAGCGACGGACGATCGAGCATCAAGTGCAACCCTTCGAGCAGTCGCTCGCGCGGGATGATGTCGGTCTCAGTACCGTGAAAGCGAATCGCCATGATCGCGGCGTAGGTGTCGGCGTATTCCGCTTCTTTGTCTTCCAGGAACAGTTCTTCGACCAGCGGCATGCCATCTTTGCCGGCCAGCGTCAGGTAGCAGCCGATCAACGCGTCGAGCCCCGCCTTCTTCTTGCGGTCGTCGCTTCGCAGCAGCGATTCGAGGAACGGCAGGTCGTCTTTGCTGCCGCAAACGCCCAGCATGGTGAAGTAGAGCCGGCGATGGTTGGCTTGCAGGTCGTCGTTCTTGAGCCACTCGATCAGTTGGTCATGATTCATGTCCCCCTTCATCGAGTGCAACCAGTCGTACGGCGCTTTGGCGAATTCGTCATAAGCGTCGCGGGCCGCCATGTCGTCCTTTCCTTCCAGGTACTCTTGGAAGTAGATTAGACGGTGGTAGTCGTCTTTGGGCTGCTTGAGCGAGCCATGGATGTAGTCGACGCTCGATTCTTCGAGCAGCGTCGGCGTCGACCACATCAAGTTGGTCGGGTCCGAACCGAGAATCAGAAACTTACGTCCGGCGCGGCCTTCGCCGTAATAGAGCGTCTCGACCGACTTGGCGTCGCCCAGATGCTCTTTCCCTTTCAGGACCTGGGTGATGACGAAGTTCGCTTTGACGCCGCCAATGGCCGGGTCGGGCGCGGCGGTCGGCGTCTTTTCGAGCGTGGCGATCAGCGCCACGTCCATCGACTCGATCTCTTCCGAGAAGGTTTGCGAAACCGCGGCACAAAACGGACAGGCGGTCGCCGTCGACAGCGGAGCGGTCGCCAACACCGTCAAAATCAACATCCAGATGAAAACAGAGCGCATCGACTACTCGCAGGCAGGGGGGAAGGAGTTAGTCGCCGAGCGATTCGGCCACGTCGGTCTTATAAGCAGTATACGCCGGTAGGAAACCAACCAGCACCGCCAAAAATATCAACCCGGGAATGATCAGCAGTTCCAGGCTGAGCAGCCCCCGCAGGAAGGTGGGCAACGAGTTAATTATTGCGGGTCCGATCCTCGCTTCAACCGACATCGGCAGGGGGGCCATGTCAAAAAACCCGATAGAAACGCCAGTTTTCGCTTCAATCATCGGGCTCGCGGCCGCCATCATCCCATGTCCGATGGTCCAGCCGATCAGGCCGCCGCCAACCGACAAAATGACCGATTCGAGCAGTACGACGCTCATCACCGTCCCTCGGCTGGCGCCCAAAGCCCGCATCACCGCGATCTCATGCTTGCGGTCGTTCATCGAGTTGTAAATGCTTACCAGGATTGAGATTCCGGAAACAATACAGATCAAAACGGTAATCACCAGCAGCAAGGTCTGAATCGGCGAAACGATCATCTCGAAGAGATTGGTGATTTCCAGAACCGGCAGCACCACTTGGGCGACACTTCCCTCGTTGACGGCGTTGCGGATAAAAATCGGCGAAAACGGATCATTGGTCCGAATCAGCACGGCAGTCACTTCTCGCTGGTCGATCGGCAGCGGATCGCGGCGGAGCTTGGCCTCTTTTTTCGTCTCCGGCGAAGAATCGGGCGCCTCGTCGTCGACCGGCTTGGCGTGCCCCTCCATCAAGTAGAAGCCTTCCATATTGATGAAGACCCCCCGATCGTTCGGCGTGCCGGAGGGCGCCAGGATGCCGACCACGATAAACGGCGATTCGTCGTGGGCGTGCCCTTCGTCCGAACCGTGCGAAGCGGCGATCTTATCTCCCAGCTTCAGGCCGGTCTCACGGGCGACGATCGAACCGACGACCGCTTCGTAGTAGCCATGCTCTTCGTCCCAGGTTTTGAAGTTCCGCCCCTGGGCAAAATGGTAGCGCGGCTCTTCGTCATCATACGGATCACGAAACAGCTCAAAGAACTTGGGCAACGTCCCGACCACGCGGAACCGTTTGTAATAGTCCCCCAGACAAACCGGAATTGCGAAGTCGGTGTGTTGGGCGTACTTGCCGTCCTTCACCTCGCCCAGCACGTCTTTCGACATCAGTTCTAGTTCTTTCCGCTGTTGGTCGGCGGTCAGAAACTGCTGGTAGAAATCGTAAGGGATGTTCTCAACCGGTTCGCTCAAGTAGTAGGTCGTATTGAGAACCAGCTGCAGCTTGCCCCCTTTTGCGCCGGCGATCAGGCCGTAGCCAAGGTTCGAGTTCCCCATGAAAGAACGGGAAACCATGCCGTAGGTCAGCAACACCCCGGTTACCAGGGCGACTCCCATCGCCATCGACAACGCCGTCAAACTGGAAGCGAGCGCCCGTTGGGTGACGCTGCGCCATGCAATCGCCCACCGCGTCATGTCGTCACCTTGCTTAGTTGGTTGATTTCGTCGAGACGTTCGACCCGGTCGAACTGACCCGCCACTTCCATCGAGTGCGTCACCATCATCAAGGCGATCTTCTCTTCGTTACAGGTTTCGCGAATCAAGTCGATGATTGACTGTTGATTCGAAGGATCGACGTTGGCGGTCGGCTCGTCGGCCAGCAGCAACTTGGGTCGATTGGCAAGCGCCCGAGCGACGGCGACGCGTTGTTGTTCGCCAACCGACATCGTCTTTGGTTTGTGTGTGATGCGATGCGACAGGCCAACTCGCTCGAGCAACTGCGTCGCCCGGCTGCGATCGGCGCCTTTGCCAGAGAATGACATCCCCAATAGGACGTTCTCTATCGCCGTAAACGCCGGCAGCAGATTGAACGTCTGAAAGACGTAGCCGATCTTCTCGGCTCGCAGCCGATCGCGCCCTTGTTCCGACAGCCGGCGGAGATCGAGACCGTCGATCTGCACCGTGCCGCTGTCGGCGTGGCTGATCCCAGAGATAACGTGCAGCAGCGTCGTTTTGCCGCAACCGCTCCGCCCGACCAGAATCATCTGCTCGGCCTCGGATAGCTCAAATCGGGGGATATCGAGAATTGGCAGGAGCGCCCCGTTGGGCTCCGTGTATGATTTTTTGACGTTTTCCAGCAGCAACATATCGCTTGTCTGTCTAACGTTAGAACCAAGGAAAAGAACGGCAATCCGCCCAATAAGGTCGGTTTTGACCGGTTCTGGGAAACCCTCTATTGAAGTTCAGCCGGCCAGGATCGTCCAGGGCCGCCGGGTCTCTTTTTGCAAATCAATTGTAGAAACTTAACTACGGGGTCGCTAGCAAAAAGGTTCGCAGTGGTCCTGCGGAAAGGGTAAACTCGCACTTTCCTCCTCAAAACCTCCCACACCACAGCCAAGACGACCCCAATCATGCACCGCTACGGATTCCCGCTCTTGCTTCTCTTCGCTTCCATGACCGCCATCGCCCAAGCGGACGATGCGGATTCGCCTGTCAGGTTAACCGGACAGCCAGGAGTCGTTTCGGTGGAATACCTTACTGATGGCGCCCCGCACGACAGTTGCCATGCGTCGACCATCGCCCTGACGAAGAA includes:
- the floA gene encoding flotillin-like protein FloA (flotillin-like protein involved in membrane lipid rafts), with translation MPNVVPWMLLAQQEGGGYLMYVVVGGMLAFLGFVFLVIMLAYGPLWFQAYMSQAGVSLFELVGMSFRQVNSRVIVKAKIMASQSGLSIDRRDGISTKRLEAHYLAGGNVMAVIHAIIAAHRAQIALDFDRAAAIDLAGRDVVEAVRTSVSPKVIDCPDPRRSGKATLSAIAKNGIELRVRAKVTVRTSLEQLIGGATEETVIARVGECIISAIGSSDTHTRVLENPDLITRAVLDRNLDAQTAYAIISIDIADIDVGENIGARLQNDQAEADTRVARAKAEQRRAEAVATEQENKAKVVLNRAKLVLAEAEVPKSMAQAFRNGTLRSQENGASSDSPPPPSTTV
- a CDS encoding DUF4013 domain-containing protein, which codes for MSDDSSNPYVSPSTEAFREHDDAGDMPLETRESIDYFGSITEFFDHPEWVNGLLMASLTVLIPFIGAFAVLGYEYDCVAQRLAGRGQRPYSLFTFDRFGEYLMRALWVMLYGLCASLLIIPVMLVCFLIFSVLASSKNEVLAVIGIVIAGAIYLGTILFMNIAMLPGMFRVAMTNDIGQGFDFAFIRDFISKMWFEQILVLLFVAFSSGIMINLGYLLCCIGALPAVVISWFSMSHLLMQMYQVYLSRGGMKIQIVP
- a CDS encoding carboxylesterase family protein, translated to MAADPVSPTQPTPGKQVAQQLEVKLEGQDPEKLGYWIYLPTDYAADGQPKPLMLFLHGAGERGDDLAKVKKHGPPKLVAKQDLPFIIVSPQCSPNVWWNEAEKQEALTQLLTEIEANYNVDPTRIYCTGLSMGGFGAWSLVAKHPHKFAAALPICGGGDPELAKALTSTPLWVFHGEKDHVVPLKRSEEMVEAVNAAGGDVKLTIYPGVDHDSWTQTYENPEVFTWLLSHQLKKDD
- the eboE gene encoding metabolite traffic protein EboE, coding for MSLPDWIGYCTNVHAGANLAETEANLQEHAVRVRQMISPRQPMGVGLWLSAMTAKELRDGERLTRFRSFLNENQLIPYTLNGFPYGNFHQAVVKHAVYEPTWIDPLRLQYTLDLAYVLDQLLPPGEEGSISTLPIAWGNPPLSEEAWSAAVANLVKLANELARIEQSTGRLIYVCIEPEPGCAIDTTADMIAFFQNRLFPAGDPAQLARYIRVCHDVCHAAVMCEDQSSVLSQYAAAGIGVGKVQISSAIEVDFKSLSEDEREAAIQRLMQFAEDRYLHQTMVETAAGERTLVEDLPEVLNALEGTPDGIWRIHFHMPIYIDAFGPLRTTQGAILDLLRQRELLAPIKHFEVETYAWTVLPPELRQEELAAGIATEIDWLKQQLR
- a CDS encoding MFS transporter, which encodes MLTADSITSADRRRAIAAASANATIWAFGNGVISTSLVTYLAFDLGATNAQVAWIIAAPQLAGVLRWFSPRILANFRGHKLPCLAFYWASVVLLLLLPATAWPGVLPSKALSCTALIVCWCLYHLCEYLGTIILWSWFSVLIPRPFYGRFTGRRELWLNIGRLVGFVVASGFDVWYRQQYEGASVLPLRVALATGGALLLGASTLPLMRMVNAEVRVGASRLLAAGEALLKSRPLRRLLIYGVCFSAANGVSNSLGWSYVNKALGLSLALVLASQAIMRLGQPLLSSWCGQIVDRFGCQRLMIVCQLIVACAPLLYLGGAWGYVASYVALIAYVGTNVSLATLMMRIAGPKQASANFSVYFGLTGVVYAVSVLIDGQLTNQWLPQELRSAPEAYFPYFVVAWLLRSAAAIPLLFLREPPIEPDSRSNR
- a CDS encoding DUF3299 domain-containing protein is translated as MWTRGSIAAILLFCGACAPTTPEGTPFSANMTGLDGPPPSAAQPVEPAQKPAEDPNPEDTANVDPQPTEPADAKPATPETPAGAPPGVSTTSPIKPSKALAPDKTLPRKPGVQDLTFDDIAFEMEKGEPFARSMLPQEIEELANQKIRIRGYILPSFESRGIKQFVLVRDNMECCFGPTAALYDCILVEMKGSGVDFTVRPVTVEGIFEIKEYLGPDGKHLAIYRMEGESAK
- a CDS encoding DUF4190 domain-containing protein, giving the protein MTATLDSPPAQTPEGEPDYDRYRSLSGIAVGALIVGILSLLSIFAISLLPLAVIGVGFGLFATRMVDRNRDLLTGRNLAIAGTIISAIALVISPSRYYYEEYINIPEGYEVMAFGSLQPDLGSTARVPDKAWQYDGKRVLVSGYVYPHDQKEGLNRFVLVPDFDTCCFGGQPKLTDMIEVRLQEPLRVDWSFNRRKIGGTLTINKSLHQIKDLTGVYYEIDADYVK
- a CDS encoding ABC transporter permease, producing the protein MTRWAIAWRSVTQRALASSLTALSMAMGVALVTGVLLTYGMVSRSFMGNSNLGYGLIAGAKGGKLQLVLNTTYYLSEPVENIPYDFYQQFLTADQQRKELELMSKDVLGEVKDGKYAQHTDFAIPVCLGDYYKRFRVVGTLPKFFELFRDPYDDEEPRYHFAQGRNFKTWDEEHGYYEAVVGSIVARETGLKLGDKIAASHGSDEGHAHDESPFIVVGILAPSGTPNDRGVFINMEGFYLMEGHAKPVDDEAPDSSPETKKEAKLRRDPLPIDQREVTAVLIRTNDPFSPIFIRNAVNEGSVAQVVLPVLEITNLFEMIVSPIQTLLLVITVLICIVSGISILVSIYNSMNDRKHEIAVMRALGASRGTVMSVVLLESVILSVGGGLIGWTIGHGMMAAASPMIEAKTGVSIGFFDMAPLPMSVEARIGPAIINSLPTFLRGLLSLELLIIPGLIFLAVLVGFLPAYTAYKTDVAESLGD
- a CDS encoding ABC transporter ATP-binding protein, translated to MLLLENVKKSYTEPNGALLPILDIPRFELSEAEQMILVGRSGCGKTTLLHVISGISHADSGTVQIDGLDLRRLSEQGRDRLRAEKIGYVFQTFNLLPAFTAIENVLLGMSFSGKGADRSRATQLLERVGLSHRITHKPKTMSVGEQQRVAVARALANRPKLLLADEPTANVDPSNQQSIIDLIRETCNEEKIALMMVTHSMEVAGQFDRVERLDEINQLSKVTT